A portion of the Tindallia magadiensis genome contains these proteins:
- the nifJ gene encoding pyruvate:ferredoxin (flavodoxin) oxidoreductase, translated as MSKLMKTMDGNTAAAYVSYAFTDVAAIYPITPSSNMAESVDEWSAYGQKNIFGQTVTVTEMQSEAGAAGAMHGSLAAGALTSTYTASQGLLLMIPNMYKIAGELLPGVFHVSARAVAAHALSIFGDHSDVMAARQTGCAMLASGSVQEVMDLGGIAHLAAIKGRIPFVHFFDGFRTSHEVQKIEAIEYDTFKELVDWDAIKAFRADSLNPEHPELRGTAQNPDIFFQAKEAANPFYNALPEIVVDYMNKINKITGRDYKPFNYYGATDAEHVVVAMGSVTETLEETVDYLLEKGEKVGVIKVHLYRPFVSSYFMDVLPKTVKKISVLDRCKEPGAPGEPMYLDIKDMFYGKADAPVIVGGRYGLGSKDTTPAQMKAVFENLKQAEPKNGFTVGINEDVTNTSLPVTDTLSTEPKGTVRCKFWGLGSDGTVGANKNSIKIIGDHTDLYAQGYFSYDSKKSGGVTISHLRFGEKPIRSTYLISEADFIACHNQAYVNQYDLLKGIKEGGTFLLNCIWKKEELDQKLPASLKKTIAEKNIKFYIIDATDIAAEIGLGNRINMVMQSAFFKLAEVIPVEDAIDYMKQAVVDTYGSKGEKIVEMNQKAIDMGMDALEAVEVPSSWAGAKAEMAKEDDAPDFIKNILRPMNAQEGDDLPTSAFVGRENGSFPMGTSEYEKRGIAVNVPEWIKENCIQCNQCSFVCPHAAIRPFLVDEAEAKAAPENFDTLKAMGKEFEGLQYRLQVSTLDCTGCGNCADICPSKKKALEMKPVEPQIEAQKENWNYAISLKNKANLTNIENMKGSQFAQPLFEFSGACAGCGETPYVKLITQLFGDRMTIANATGCSSIYGGSAPSVPYCVNENGHGPAWANSLFEDNAEFGYGMVLATNQIRAKLEDLMKEGLEADLPQNLKDAFTAWIEGKEDAKASKAATYEMLPLLEKSAGNPIVDEIMEKKDYLVKKSHWVFGGDGWAYDIGYGGLDHVLASGDDINVLVMDTEVYSNTGGQSSKASPAGAVAKFATSGKKIIKKDLGRMAMTYGYVYVAQVGMGADKNQLMKAMKEAEAYPGPSLVIAYSPCIAHGIGAGMGKTQEQTKKAVEAGYWHLYRYNPLLKEEGKNPFTLDSKEPSTPFQDFLSSEVRYASLKKTFPEEAEVLFKAAEMDAKERYEIYKKLATD; from the coding sequence ATGTCAAAATTAATGAAAACGATGGATGGGAACACAGCGGCTGCTTATGTGTCTTATGCATTTACAGATGTAGCGGCTATCTATCCAATCACCCCTTCCTCTAACATGGCAGAAAGTGTTGATGAGTGGAGTGCTTACGGACAAAAAAATATTTTTGGACAAACAGTAACCGTTACAGAAATGCAATCAGAGGCTGGTGCCGCTGGCGCTATGCATGGATCCTTAGCGGCAGGCGCATTAACTTCAACGTATACAGCATCACAGGGTCTTTTATTGATGATTCCAAACATGTATAAAATTGCAGGCGAATTATTGCCAGGCGTTTTTCATGTAAGCGCTCGTGCGGTAGCGGCTCATGCCTTATCTATTTTTGGAGATCACTCTGATGTTATGGCAGCTCGACAAACTGGATGTGCTATGCTGGCTTCCGGAAGCGTTCAGGAAGTAATGGATTTAGGTGGAATTGCCCACTTGGCGGCTATTAAAGGCAGAATTCCTTTTGTTCATTTCTTTGATGGATTTAGAACCTCTCATGAAGTTCAAAAGATTGAAGCTATTGAATACGACACTTTTAAGGAATTGGTAGACTGGGATGCGATTAAAGCTTTTCGGGCAGATTCTTTAAATCCGGAGCATCCTGAACTTCGAGGTACGGCTCAAAATCCTGATATTTTCTTCCAAGCAAAAGAAGCTGCAAATCCATTTTACAACGCACTTCCGGAAATCGTAGTGGACTATATGAACAAGATCAATAAAATTACCGGAAGAGACTACAAACCATTTAACTATTATGGTGCAACGGATGCTGAACACGTGGTTGTTGCTATGGGATCAGTAACAGAAACCTTAGAAGAGACGGTAGATTATTTACTTGAAAAAGGCGAAAAAGTAGGTGTTATCAAAGTACATCTATATAGACCTTTTGTTTCATCCTACTTTATGGATGTTCTGCCTAAAACGGTTAAAAAAATCTCTGTTTTAGATCGATGTAAAGAGCCGGGAGCACCGGGAGAACCTATGTACTTAGATATAAAAGATATGTTTTACGGAAAAGCGGATGCGCCGGTTATCGTAGGTGGACGATATGGTCTTGGTTCTAAAGACACAACACCTGCTCAAATGAAAGCTGTCTTTGAAAACCTAAAGCAGGCAGAGCCTAAAAACGGGTTTACGGTTGGAATTAACGAAGATGTTACAAACACATCTTTACCTGTTACAGATACATTAAGTACAGAGCCTAAAGGAACAGTTAGATGTAAATTCTGGGGACTTGGCTCTGACGGTACAGTAGGAGCAAATAAAAACTCCATCAAAATCATTGGTGATCATACAGATCTATATGCACAGGGATACTTCTCCTACGACTCCAAAAAATCAGGTGGGGTAACGATTTCTCATTTGCGTTTCGGAGAAAAACCCATCCGTTCCACTTATCTGATCAGTGAGGCTGATTTTATAGCGTGTCATAATCAAGCCTATGTGAATCAATATGATTTGTTAAAAGGAATTAAAGAAGGCGGAACTTTTCTGCTGAACTGTATTTGGAAAAAAGAAGAACTGGATCAAAAATTACCAGCTAGCCTGAAAAAGACAATAGCTGAAAAAAATATTAAATTCTATATTATTGATGCAACGGATATTGCTGCGGAAATTGGTCTTGGCAATAGAATCAACATGGTGATGCAGTCAGCATTCTTTAAACTGGCAGAAGTAATTCCGGTTGAAGATGCGATCGATTATATGAAGCAAGCTGTTGTGGACACCTATGGATCTAAAGGTGAAAAGATTGTTGAGATGAATCAAAAGGCGATAGACATGGGTATGGATGCGCTGGAAGCTGTTGAAGTTCCGAGCAGCTGGGCTGGTGCAAAAGCAGAAATGGCAAAGGAAGATGATGCGCCTGACTTCATTAAAAACATCCTTCGTCCTATGAATGCACAAGAAGGAGACGATTTGCCTACTAGTGCCTTTGTAGGAAGAGAAAATGGTTCTTTCCCTATGGGAACTTCAGAATATGAAAAACGAGGAATTGCTGTTAATGTTCCAGAGTGGATAAAAGAAAACTGCATACAATGTAATCAGTGTTCTTTTGTTTGTCCTCATGCGGCCATTCGTCCCTTCTTAGTTGATGAAGCAGAAGCGAAAGCAGCACCAGAGAACTTCGATACCCTAAAAGCAATGGGTAAAGAATTTGAAGGGCTACAATACAGACTTCAAGTATCAACCCTTGATTGTACAGGTTGTGGAAACTGTGCAGATATTTGTCCATCTAAAAAGAAAGCTTTAGAAATGAAACCGGTTGAGCCTCAAATAGAAGCACAAAAGGAAAACTGGAACTATGCTATTTCTCTTAAAAACAAAGCTAATTTAACCAATATCGAAAACATGAAAGGAAGCCAGTTTGCACAGCCGCTTTTTGAATTCTCTGGAGCATGTGCTGGGTGTGGTGAAACTCCTTACGTGAAGTTGATTACTCAGTTATTTGGTGATCGAATGACGATTGCTAATGCGACAGGCTGTAGTTCTATTTACGGAGGTAGCGCACCTTCTGTACCATATTGCGTAAATGAAAACGGACACGGTCCTGCGTGGGCAAACTCCTTGTTTGAAGATAACGCAGAGTTTGGTTATGGAATGGTATTGGCAACAAATCAAATAAGAGCTAAGTTAGAAGATTTGATGAAAGAAGGTTTAGAAGCTGATTTGCCTCAAAACTTGAAAGATGCTTTTACTGCATGGATAGAAGGAAAAGAAGATGCAAAAGCTTCAAAAGCAGCCACATACGAAATGCTTCCATTGCTTGAAAAATCAGCTGGAAACCCAATTGTGGATGAAATTATGGAGAAAAAAGACTATTTAGTTAAGAAATCTCACTGGGTGTTTGGTGGCGATGGCTGGGCTTATGACATCGGTTATGGTGGGCTGGATCACGTTCTGGCAAGCGGAGATGACATTAATGTCCTAGTAATGGATACAGAAGTATATTCCAACACTGGAGGTCAGTCTTCAAAAGCTTCTCCTGCTGGTGCGGTTGCTAAATTTGCTACTTCAGGTAAGAAAATCATTAAAAAAGACCTGGGTAGAATGGCGATGACCTATGGATATGTTTATGTGGCGCAAGTTGGAATGGGTGCGGATAAAAATCAACTAATGAAAGCAATGAAAGAAGCTGAAGCTTATCCAGGACCATCCTTGGTGATTGCTTACTCACCATGTATTGCTCATGGCATTGGTGCTGGTATGGGTAAAACACAGGAACAAACTAAAAA